Proteins encoded together in one Pseudomonas arsenicoxydans window:
- a CDS encoding sugar ABC transporter substrate-binding protein, with protein MKLPFAGRLLAVAMLAAASAALPVSSAFAETPEKPKVALVMKSLANEFFLTMEDGAKAYQKDHSGDFELISNGIKDETDTAGQTRIVEQMILAKVNALVIAPADSKAMVPVIKKAIDAGITVINIDNQLDPAVVKSKNINVPFVGPDNRKGARLVGEYLAKQLKAGDEVGIIEGVSTTTNAQARTAGFKDAMEAAQIKIVSVQSGDWEIDKGNKVAASILSEYPEVKALLAGNDSMAVGAVSAVRAAGKAGKVQVVGYDNINAIKPMLKDGRVLATADQFAAKQAVFGIETALKIIKGEKVDSGTNGVIETPVELVTK; from the coding sequence ATGAAGCTGCCATTCGCTGGACGTCTTCTTGCTGTCGCTATGCTGGCTGCCGCATCCGCCGCGCTGCCTGTCTCATCGGCCTTCGCCGAGACACCCGAAAAACCCAAAGTCGCCCTGGTCATGAAATCCCTGGCCAATGAATTCTTCCTGACCATGGAAGACGGCGCCAAGGCTTATCAGAAAGACCACTCCGGCGATTTCGAGCTGATTTCCAACGGCATCAAAGACGAAACCGACACCGCCGGCCAGACGCGCATCGTCGAGCAAATGATCCTGGCCAAGGTTAACGCGCTGGTCATCGCTCCGGCCGACTCCAAGGCCATGGTGCCGGTGATCAAGAAAGCCATCGATGCCGGTATCACCGTGATCAACATCGATAACCAGCTGGACCCGGCCGTGGTCAAAAGCAAAAACATCAATGTACCGTTCGTAGGGCCGGATAACCGCAAAGGTGCGCGTCTGGTCGGCGAATACCTGGCCAAGCAGCTGAAGGCCGGGGACGAAGTCGGCATCATCGAGGGCGTGTCCACGACCACCAATGCCCAGGCCCGTACCGCAGGCTTCAAGGATGCGATGGAAGCGGCGCAGATCAAGATCGTCTCCGTGCAATCCGGTGACTGGGAAATCGACAAGGGCAACAAGGTTGCCGCCTCGATCCTCAGCGAATACCCCGAGGTCAAAGCGTTGCTGGCCGGCAACGACAGCATGGCCGTCGGCGCCGTTTCCGCCGTGCGTGCAGCAGGCAAGGCTGGCAAGGTGCAAGTGGTCGGTTACGACAACATCAACGCCATCAAGCCGATGCTCAAGGATGGTCGCGTACTGGCTACCGCTGACCAGTTTGCCGCCAAGCAAGCCGTGTTCGGTATCGAGACTGCGCTGAAAATCATCAAGGGCGAGAAGGTCGACAGCGGCACCAATGGCGTGATCGAAACGCCGGTGGAACTGGTCACCAAATAA
- a CDS encoding asparaginase, whose amino-acid sequence MKSAFNTFIPGALALLLLLPTALQAKEVETQQKLANVVILATGGTIAGAGASAANSATYQAAKVGIDQLIAGVPELSQLANVRGEQVMQIASESITNDNLLQLGRRVAELADSKDVDGIVITHGTDTLEETAYFLNLVEKTDKPIIVVGSMRPGTAMSADGMLNLYNAVAVASSKEARGKGVLVTMNDEIQSGRDVSKMINIKTEAFKSAWGPLGMVVEGKSYWFRLPAKRHTMDSEFDIKTIKSLPDVEIAYSYGNVSDTAYKALAQSGAKAIIHAGTGNGSVSSRVVPALQALRKDGVQIIRSSHVNAGGFVLRNAEQPDDKYDWVVAHDLNPQKARILAMVALTKTNDSKELQRMFWEY is encoded by the coding sequence ATGAAATCTGCGTTCAACACTTTTATTCCGGGCGCCTTGGCCCTCTTGCTCCTGCTGCCTACCGCTCTTCAGGCAAAAGAAGTCGAAACTCAACAGAAACTGGCCAACGTGGTGATCCTCGCCACTGGCGGCACCATCGCCGGAGCCGGTGCGAGCGCGGCCAACAGCGCGACCTACCAGGCAGCGAAAGTCGGTATCGATCAGTTGATCGCCGGGGTTCCCGAGCTCAGCCAACTGGCCAATGTGCGTGGCGAACAGGTCATGCAGATCGCCTCTGAAAGCATCACCAACGATAACCTGCTGCAATTGGGTCGTCGTGTGGCTGAACTGGCTGACAGCAAGGACGTCGATGGCATCGTGATCACCCACGGCACCGACACTCTGGAAGAAACCGCCTACTTCCTGAACCTGGTGGAAAAAACCGACAAGCCGATCATCGTGGTGGGCTCGATGCGTCCGGGCACCGCGATGTCGGCGGACGGGATGCTGAACCTGTACAACGCGGTCGCCGTCGCCAGCAGCAAAGAAGCGCGCGGCAAAGGCGTCCTGGTGACCATGAATGATGAGATCCAGTCGGGTCGCGATGTCAGCAAAATGATCAACATCAAGACCGAGGCATTCAAAAGTGCCTGGGGCCCACTCGGCATGGTGGTTGAAGGCAAATCCTACTGGTTCCGCCTGCCAGCCAAGCGTCACACCATGGATTCGGAATTCGACATCAAAACCATCAAGAGCCTGCCTGACGTAGAAATCGCCTATTCCTACGGCAACGTCAGCGATACGGCCTACAAAGCGCTCGCCCAGTCAGGCGCCAAAGCGATCATCCACGCCGGCACCGGCAATGGCTCGGTGTCCTCGCGTGTGGTTCCAGCCCTGCAAGCCCTGCGCAAGGACGGCGTTCAAATCATTCGCTCGTCCCACGTCAACGCCGGCGGTTTCGTACTGCGTAACGCCGAACAGCCTGACGACAAATACGACTGGGTCGTGGCGCATGACCTGAACCCGCAAAAAGCCCGCATCCTGGCGATGGTCGCGCTGACCAAGACCAACGACAGCAAAGAGCTGCAACGGATGTTCTGGGAATACTGA
- a CDS encoding NAD(P)/FAD-dependent oxidoreductase translates to MANTPYPESYYAASANAAPPRPALQGDVETDVCVIGAGYTGLSSALFLLENGFKVTVLEAAKVGFGASGRNGGQIVNSYSRDIDVIERSVGPKQAQLLGQMAFEGGRIIRERVAKYNIQCDLKDGGVFAAITAKQMGHLESQKRLWERFGHTQLELLDQKRIREVVGCDQYVGGMLDMSGGHIHPLNLALGEAAAVESLGGTIYEQSPAIRIERGANPVVHTPEGKVRAKFIIVAGNAYLGNLVPELAAKSMPCGTQVITTEPLGDALAKSLLPQDYCVEDCNYLLDYYRLTGDKRLVFGGGVVYGARDPANIEAIIRPKMLKAFPQLKDVKIDYAWTGNFLLTLSRLPQVGRLGDNIYYSQGCSGHGVTYTHLAGKVLAEALRGQAERFDAFADLPHYPFPGGQLLRTPFAALGAWYYGLRDKFGY, encoded by the coding sequence ATGGCGAACACCCCCTACCCAGAGTCCTATTACGCCGCATCGGCCAATGCGGCTCCGCCGCGCCCGGCCTTGCAGGGTGATGTAGAGACTGATGTCTGTGTGATCGGTGCCGGTTACACCGGCCTGTCCTCTGCCCTGTTTCTGCTGGAGAACGGTTTTAAAGTGACGGTGCTGGAAGCCGCCAAGGTGGGTTTTGGCGCTTCGGGTCGCAACGGTGGGCAGATCGTTAACAGCTACAGCCGTGACATTGATGTGATCGAACGCAGTGTCGGGCCCAAGCAGGCTCAATTGCTGGGACAGATGGCATTCGAGGGCGGGCGGATCATTCGTGAGCGGGTCGCCAAATATAATATCCAGTGCGACCTGAAGGACGGTGGTGTGTTTGCCGCCATCACCGCCAAACAGATGGGCCATCTGGAATCGCAGAAACGCCTATGGGAACGTTTTGGTCATACGCAGCTTGAGTTGCTGGATCAAAAGCGTATTCGTGAAGTGGTCGGCTGCGATCAATACGTCGGCGGCATGCTCGACATGAGCGGCGGGCACATTCATCCGCTTAATCTGGCTTTGGGCGAAGCGGCGGCGGTCGAGTCGCTCGGCGGCACTATTTATGAGCAATCGCCGGCGATTCGCATCGAGCGCGGCGCGAACCCTGTAGTGCATACGCCCGAGGGCAAGGTCAGGGCCAAGTTCATCATCGTGGCCGGTAACGCTTACCTCGGCAATCTGGTGCCCGAACTGGCCGCCAAATCGATGCCGTGCGGAACCCAGGTGATCACCACGGAGCCGTTGGGTGATGCATTGGCCAAGAGCCTGCTGCCCCAGGACTACTGCGTCGAAGACTGCAATTACCTGCTCGATTACTACCGCCTGACCGGCGACAAGCGTCTGGTCTTCGGCGGCGGTGTTGTCTACGGCGCGCGGGATCCGGCGAACATCGAAGCCATCATTCGACCGAAGATGCTCAAGGCTTTTCCGCAACTCAAGGACGTGAAGATTGATTACGCCTGGACCGGAAACTTCCTGCTGACCTTGTCGCGCCTTCCTCAGGTCGGACGTTTGGGTGACAACATCTACTATTCCCAGGGCTGCAGCGGCCACGGCGTGACGTACACGCACCTGGCGGGCAAGGTGTTGGCCGAGGCATTGCGAGGTCAGGCTGAGCGTTTTGATGCGTTTGCGGATCTGCCGCACTACCCGTTTCCGGGCGGGCAATTGCTGCGCACACCATTTGCCGCGTTGGGCGCTTGGTATTACGGTTTGCGGGACAAGTTCGGGTATTAA
- a CDS encoding sugar ABC transporter ATP-binding protein yields the protein MSVCAPNAVLSVSGIGKTYAQPVLTGIDLTLMRGEVLALTGENGAGKSTLSKIIGGLVTPTTGHMQFQGQDYRPGSRSQAEDLGIRMVMQELNLLPTLSVAENLFLDNLPSSGGWISRKQLRKAAIEAMAQVGLDAIDPDTLVGELGIGHQQMVEIARNLIGDCHVLILDEPTAMLTAREVEMLFEQITRLQARGVSIIYISHRLEELARVAQRIAVLRDGNLVCVEPMANYNSEQLVTLMVGRELGEHIDLGPRKIGAPALTVKGLTRSDKVRDVSFEVRAGEIYGISGLIGAGRTELLRLIFGADTADSGTVALGSPPQVVSIRSPADAVGHGIALITEDRKGEGLLLTQSISANIALGNMPEISSGGLVNNTAEMSLAQRQIDAMRIRSSSPTQLVSELSGGNQQKVVIGRWLERDCSVMLFDEPTRGIDVGAKFDIYALLGELTRQGKALVVVSSDLRELMLICDRIGVLSAGRLIDTFERDSWTQDDLLAAAFAGYQKRDALLNEAAPRDLP from the coding sequence ATGTCAGTTTGCGCCCCGAACGCTGTCCTCTCGGTGAGCGGTATCGGCAAGACCTACGCCCAGCCCGTGCTGACCGGCATCGACCTGACGCTGATGCGCGGTGAAGTGCTGGCGTTGACCGGTGAGAACGGCGCCGGTAAAAGCACGCTGTCGAAAATCATTGGCGGACTGGTCACGCCGACCACCGGCCACATGCAATTCCAGGGGCAGGATTACCGCCCCGGCAGCCGCTCCCAGGCCGAAGACCTGGGCATCCGGATGGTCATGCAAGAACTCAATCTGTTGCCGACTCTGTCGGTGGCGGAAAACCTGTTTCTGGATAATTTGCCCAGCAGCGGCGGCTGGATCAGTCGCAAGCAACTGCGCAAGGCGGCGATCGAGGCCATGGCCCAAGTCGGGCTCGACGCGATCGACCCGGACACTCTGGTCGGCGAACTCGGCATCGGCCACCAGCAAATGGTTGAGATCGCCCGCAACCTGATCGGCGATTGCCATGTATTGATTCTCGACGAACCGACCGCGATGCTCACCGCTCGCGAAGTCGAAATGCTGTTCGAGCAAATCACGCGTCTGCAAGCCCGTGGCGTCTCGATTATCTATATCTCCCACCGCCTCGAAGAACTGGCACGGGTCGCCCAGCGCATTGCGGTTTTGCGCGACGGCAACCTGGTGTGCGTCGAGCCGATGGCCAATTACAACAGCGAGCAACTGGTTACGTTGATGGTGGGCCGTGAACTCGGCGAACACATTGACCTGGGGCCGCGCAAGATTGGCGCTCCAGCCTTGACGGTCAAGGGCCTGACCCGCTCCGACAAGGTTCGCGATGTGTCCTTTGAGGTGCGTGCCGGCGAGATCTACGGGATTTCCGGATTGATCGGGGCAGGGCGCACCGAGTTGCTGCGTCTGATCTTCGGTGCGGACACGGCGGACAGTGGCACCGTCGCCCTGGGTTCGCCGCCTCAAGTGGTGAGCATCCGTTCACCGGCCGATGCGGTCGGTCACGGCATCGCCCTGATCACCGAGGACCGTAAAGGCGAAGGCCTGCTGCTGACCCAATCGATCAGCGCCAACATTGCGTTGGGTAATATGCCGGAGATTTCCAGCGGCGGTCTCGTCAACAACACTGCCGAGATGTCCCTGGCCCAGCGTCAGATCGACGCCATGCGCATTCGCAGTTCGAGCCCGACTCAGCTGGTGTCCGAGTTGTCGGGCGGCAACCAGCAGAAGGTCGTGATTGGCCGCTGGCTGGAGCGCGACTGTTCGGTGATGTTGTTCGATGAGCCGACCCGTGGCATCGATGTCGGCGCCAAGTTCGATATCTATGCACTGCTCGGTGAGCTGACGCGGCAGGGCAAAGCGCTGGTGGTGGTGTCCAGCGACCTGCGCGAATTGATGTTGATTTGCGATCGGATTGGCGTGTTGTCGGCCGGGCGCCTGATCGACACCTTTGAGCGCGACAGCTGGACCCAGGATGATTTGCTTGCCGCCGCGTTCGCCGGCTACCAAAAACGTGATGCGTTGCTCAATGAAGCAGCGCCTAGGGATCTTCCATGA
- a CDS encoding endonuclease, translating to MSVRCFALLFLFITLGAQAGAPRTFSEAKKVAWKLYAPQSTEFYCGCKYTGNKVNLAACGYVPRKNAKRAARIEWEHIVPAWQIGHQRQCWQEGGRKNCTRYDPTYQKAEADLHNLVPSIGEVNGDRSNFSFGWLPVQSGQYGSCLTQVDFKAKKVMPRPSIRGMIARTYFYMSKQYGLRLSKQDRQLYDAWNKTYPVEAWERQRNQSVACVMGRGNEFVGPVNLKACG from the coding sequence ATGAGTGTCCGCTGTTTTGCTTTGCTGTTTCTGTTCATCACTCTCGGCGCCCAGGCTGGCGCGCCACGCACCTTCAGCGAAGCCAAGAAGGTCGCCTGGAAGCTATACGCGCCGCAATCCACCGAGTTTTATTGCGGCTGCAAATACACCGGCAACAAAGTCAACCTGGCGGCCTGTGGGTATGTGCCGCGCAAGAACGCCAAGCGCGCGGCGCGCATTGAGTGGGAGCACATTGTTCCCGCCTGGCAGATTGGTCATCAGCGTCAGTGCTGGCAGGAGGGCGGACGCAAGAACTGCACACGCTACGATCCCACCTATCAAAAGGCCGAGGCCGATCTGCACAATCTGGTGCCGAGCATCGGTGAGGTAAACGGTGATCGCAGCAACTTCAGTTTTGGCTGGCTGCCCGTGCAATCGGGTCAATATGGCTCTTGTCTGACCCAGGTCGACTTCAAGGCGAAGAAGGTCATGCCCCGCCCTTCCATTCGCGGCATGATCGCCCGGACCTATTTCTACATGAGCAAACAGTACGGTTTGCGCCTGTCGAAACAGGATCGCCAACTGTACGACGCCTGGAACAAGACCTACCCGGTCGAAGCCTGGGAACGCCAGCGTAACCAGAGCGTGGCGTGCGTGATGGGTCGGGGCAACGAGTTTGTCGGACCCGTGAACCTGAAAGCCTGCGGCTGA
- a CDS encoding polysaccharide lyase family 7 protein, with the protein MTVDITNFTIATPLPISDTNPIALEIIGWRALIECPDIVSMLPDGSLQMTAPTLGASSKSTKRTRCEWKEPGYWLFSSAADHWNRQEMRLTKVNSLQKVVIAQIHVKDSERPPVKVFWNKGKIIMGFRSSYLQDDPVNSTVLENVPLGALFNISIHANSSGAVSVSASCNGVKSTSAIMRLDNTWDTKTLAFHGGVYNQIDYSESTDPEDGSICIISDLSITHA; encoded by the coding sequence ATGACTGTAGACATCACCAACTTCACTATTGCTACCCCGCTCCCGATTTCCGATACCAACCCGATAGCGCTTGAGATCATCGGCTGGCGCGCACTGATCGAATGCCCGGACATCGTCTCGATGCTGCCCGATGGCTCGCTGCAGATGACAGCGCCAACACTCGGCGCTTCCAGCAAGAGCACGAAGCGCACCCGCTGCGAATGGAAGGAACCCGGTTATTGGCTGTTCTCCAGCGCCGCAGATCATTGGAACCGTCAGGAGATGCGACTGACCAAGGTCAACTCGCTGCAGAAGGTTGTGATCGCCCAGATTCACGTGAAGGATTCAGAACGACCACCTGTAAAGGTGTTCTGGAACAAAGGCAAAATCATCATGGGGTTCCGGTCGAGCTATCTGCAAGACGATCCGGTCAACTCGACAGTGCTGGAGAACGTGCCACTCGGCGCACTTTTCAATATCAGCATTCACGCCAACTCGAGCGGCGCCGTTTCAGTCTCAGCGAGCTGTAACGGCGTCAAATCCACTTCCGCAATCATGCGTCTCGACAATACCTGGGACACGAAAACGCTCGCCTTCCACGGCGGCGTCTACAACCAGATTGACTATTCCGAAAGTACCGACCCGGAAGACGGCTCGATCTGCATCATCAGTGACCTGTCCATCACTCATGCCTGA
- the csrA gene encoding carbon storage regulator CsrA, producing MLILTRKVGESINIGDDITITILGVSGQQVRIGINAPKDVAVHREEIYQRIQAGLTAPDKPQTP from the coding sequence ATGCTGATACTCACCCGCAAAGTCGGTGAAAGCATAAACATCGGTGACGACATCACCATCACCATTCTGGGCGTGAGCGGCCAGCAAGTCCGCATCGGCATCAACGCGCCGAAAGACGTCGCAGTGCATCGCGAAGAAATCTACCAACGCATTCAGGCTGGCCTGACCGCTCCAGACAAGCCACAAACTCCCTGA
- a CDS encoding DUF2214 family protein, with product MLVHWSLAAIHLLAFAIGFWAVLTRGTAFRRLAAGAGEARSVLMADNLWGISAVVLLISGGMRAFGGYEKGTDYYLHQPLFHLKMTFFVVILLLEIAPMIALIKWRVALSRGATIDIGRAKLFARISHVEALLVLLMVVAATGMARGVALG from the coding sequence ATGCTGGTTCATTGGTCGCTTGCGGCAATTCACTTGCTGGCTTTTGCCATCGGGTTCTGGGCGGTGCTCACGCGGGGGACTGCATTCAGGCGCCTGGCGGCTGGGGCGGGGGAGGCGCGCAGTGTTTTGATGGCCGACAATCTGTGGGGCATCTCTGCCGTCGTTCTACTGATTAGCGGTGGGATGCGGGCCTTCGGCGGGTATGAAAAAGGCACTGATTACTATCTTCATCAGCCCCTGTTCCATCTCAAGATGACGTTTTTCGTCGTTATCTTGCTGCTGGAAATCGCGCCGATGATCGCGCTTATCAAATGGAGAGTTGCCCTGAGTCGGGGTGCGACGATCGATATCGGCCGTGCGAAGCTGTTCGCCCGTATCAGTCATGTTGAAGCGCTGCTGGTGTTGCTGATGGTGGTGGCAGCTACAGGCATGGCGCGCGGCGTGGCGTTGGGTTGA
- a CDS encoding S24 family peptidase, translating to MEIKDIRRARVRQIIDRDFGGKDADFAAKVDKQPSYISRLFTDKAEHLRNIGEKMARDFELKCGLEPGSLDRPLSEDDLKSAAISSAATPRIPPRVAMSDIEIWDDETPLDNDEVYVPFLQEVELAAGSGRFAIEESITSRLRFFKKDLRHNNVQFSNAKCVVVRGNSMLPVLREGATVGIDVGKNSLGAIIDGDMYAISHNGQLRVKQVYRLPIGIRLRSFNRDEHPDEDYSFAQIQEQQIGILGHVFWWAMYSR from the coding sequence ATGGAAATCAAAGACATTCGCAGAGCCCGGGTACGCCAAATCATCGATCGCGATTTCGGTGGAAAAGACGCTGATTTCGCCGCCAAGGTGGACAAGCAGCCGTCCTATATCTCAAGGCTGTTCACCGATAAGGCTGAGCACCTCAGAAATATCGGGGAAAAGATGGCGCGCGACTTCGAATTGAAGTGCGGGCTTGAGCCTGGATCTCTGGATCGACCATTGAGTGAAGACGACCTCAAATCGGCCGCAATCTCAAGCGCAGCGACACCGCGCATTCCGCCCAGAGTCGCAATGTCAGACATCGAGATATGGGACGACGAAACCCCGCTCGATAATGACGAGGTCTACGTCCCCTTCCTTCAGGAAGTGGAATTGGCAGCGGGCTCAGGCCGATTCGCGATCGAAGAAAGCATCACTTCTCGCCTTCGCTTCTTCAAGAAAGACCTTCGCCACAACAACGTGCAGTTCAGCAATGCGAAATGCGTGGTTGTCAGGGGCAACAGTATGTTGCCCGTGCTGCGTGAAGGCGCGACCGTGGGTATCGACGTCGGTAAAAACTCGCTCGGCGCCATCATCGACGGCGATATGTATGCGATCAGCCATAACGGCCAGCTTCGCGTCAAACAGGTTTACCGCCTGCCCATTGGCATCCGTCTGCGTAGCTTCAACCGTGACGAACACCCGGACGAGGATTATTCCTTTGCCCAGATCCAGGAGCAGCAAATTGGGATTCTTGGGCACGTGTTCTGGTGGGCGATGTACTCACGCTAA
- a CDS encoding DUF1654 domain-containing protein, with translation MPTVKYCMHVQLNKDNSVATTSASPDAYARMGLRVQKIINSPTAQKAKAALIFRLPDEPVDEWEQLLEEIDENDNVTLAYRDDGGVQIFWVVPKED, from the coding sequence ATGCCTACAGTTAAATACTGTATGCACGTACAGCTTAATAAGGATAATTCCGTGGCCACTACCTCTGCCTCTCCTGACGCCTACGCCCGCATGGGCCTGCGCGTTCAGAAAATCATCAATTCCCCAACTGCTCAGAAAGCCAAAGCCGCGCTGATCTTCCGGTTGCCGGACGAACCCGTGGATGAGTGGGAACAATTGCTCGAGGAAATCGACGAGAACGATAACGTCACCCTCGCCTATCGCGACGACGGTGGTGTGCAGATTTTCTGGGTAGTGCCGAAGGAAGATTGA
- a CDS encoding methyl-accepting chemotaxis protein: MGLVGALGSIFLSTPVAIAVAVGVSVPIALMVSHRQKRGAQDLLDMAEASTSDQLIAQMYSDKRGHHGRLETAFVSQASRLKTCLTRLQDTAEQLTGLAGRSDALASDSSRGLDRQRIETEQVSAAVNQMAATTQEVASHVQRTADATQEANVLTSRGRDVARDTREAIQRLSAVVGETGQTVAQLAKDSNEIGTVVDVIKGIADQTNLLALNAAIEAARAGDMGRGFAVVADEVRQLAQRTTESTAQIHSLISKLQISSNNAVKTMESGHRQAEEGVTWVLEADKALVGISEAVANITDMTTQIAAATEEQTAVAEEISRNITTIASLADQTSEQARHSAELSKELTLTATTQYSLVERFNR; the protein is encoded by the coding sequence ATGGGCCTTGTGGGCGCTTTGGGCAGTATTTTCCTCAGCACTCCTGTGGCGATAGCAGTCGCAGTCGGCGTATCGGTGCCAATAGCGCTGATGGTTTCGCACCGGCAAAAGCGTGGCGCCCAGGACTTGTTGGACATGGCAGAGGCTTCCACTTCCGACCAACTGATTGCACAAATGTATAGCGACAAGCGAGGTCACCACGGGCGACTTGAAACGGCTTTCGTCAGTCAGGCATCACGCCTCAAGACTTGCCTGACGCGCCTGCAAGACACCGCAGAGCAACTGACCGGGCTGGCCGGGAGATCCGATGCTCTCGCCAGCGACAGTTCGCGCGGACTTGATCGCCAGCGAATCGAAACCGAGCAGGTATCGGCCGCCGTCAATCAGATGGCGGCAACCACCCAAGAGGTTGCAAGCCACGTCCAGCGCACAGCCGATGCAACTCAAGAGGCCAACGTGCTGACGAGCCGCGGTCGCGACGTTGCCCGGGACACCCGCGAAGCCATACAGCGTCTCTCCGCAGTGGTCGGTGAAACAGGACAAACCGTTGCCCAGCTAGCCAAAGACAGCAACGAAATCGGGACGGTTGTCGATGTCATCAAAGGCATTGCCGATCAAACCAATTTGTTAGCCCTCAATGCCGCTATCGAAGCGGCACGTGCTGGAGATATGGGCCGCGGCTTCGCGGTAGTCGCGGACGAAGTGCGCCAACTGGCACAACGCACAACTGAGTCCACGGCTCAGATCCATAGCCTGATCTCCAAACTACAAATCTCTTCCAACAATGCCGTGAAGACGATGGAAAGCGGCCATCGCCAGGCTGAAGAGGGGGTAACCTGGGTGCTGGAAGCAGACAAAGCGCTGGTTGGCATCAGTGAAGCCGTTGCCAACATCACTGACATGACAACCCAGATTGCAGCGGCAACCGAAGAGCAAACCGCCGTCGCAGAGGAAATCAGCCGCAACATCACCACCATCGCCAGCCTTGCAGATCAGACGTCTGAGCAAGCCAGGCATTCTGCCGAACTCAGCAAGGAGCTAACGTTGACCGCGACAACCCAATACTCGCTGGTCGAACGCTTTAATCGATAA
- a CDS encoding ABC transporter permease: MKTASSAGKRSGNFYGLGTYLGLAGALLAMVALFSVLSSHFLSYDTFSTLANQIPDLMVLAVGMTFVLIIGGIDLSVGSVLALAASTVSVAILGWGWSVLPAAILGMAVAALAGTITGSITVAWRIPSFIVSLGVLEMARGVAYQMTGSRTAYIGDAFAWLSNPIAFGISPSFIIALLIIIIAQAVLTRTVFGRYLIGIGTNEEAVRLAGINPKPYKILVFSLMGLLAGIAALFQISRLEAADPNAGSGLELQVIAAVVIGGTSLMGGRGSVISTFFGVLIISVLAAGLAQIGATEPTKRIITGAVIVVAVVLDTYRSQRASRRT; this comes from the coding sequence ATGAAAACTGCATCTTCTGCCGGCAAACGTAGTGGCAATTTCTACGGCCTGGGCACCTATCTGGGCCTGGCCGGTGCCTTGCTGGCGATGGTTGCGCTGTTCTCGGTATTGAGCAGCCATTTTCTGTCTTACGACACATTCAGCACCCTCGCCAACCAGATTCCCGATTTGATGGTGCTGGCGGTCGGCATGACCTTCGTGCTGATCATCGGTGGCATCGACCTGTCAGTCGGCTCGGTACTGGCGCTCGCGGCGTCGACGGTCAGCGTGGCGATTCTCGGCTGGGGCTGGAGTGTTTTGCCGGCGGCGATACTCGGAATGGCGGTTGCGGCACTGGCCGGGACCATCACCGGTTCGATCACCGTGGCATGGCGGATTCCGTCGTTCATCGTGTCCCTCGGCGTGCTGGAAATGGCCCGAGGCGTGGCGTACCAGATGACCGGTTCGCGCACCGCTTATATCGGTGATGCGTTTGCGTGGTTGTCCAACCCCATCGCGTTCGGCATCTCGCCGTCGTTCATCATCGCCTTGCTGATTATCATCATTGCCCAGGCGGTGTTGACCCGTACGGTGTTCGGTCGCTACCTGATCGGCATCGGCACCAACGAAGAAGCCGTGCGTCTGGCAGGGATCAATCCAAAGCCCTACAAGATTCTGGTGTTCAGTCTGATGGGGCTGTTGGCCGGGATTGCTGCACTGTTCCAGATTTCCCGATTGGAAGCGGCGGATCCGAATGCCGGCTCCGGGCTGGAGCTTCAGGTGATCGCTGCCGTAGTGATCGGTGGCACCAGTTTGATGGGCGGACGTGGTTCGGTCATCAGCACATTCTTCGGGGTCCTGATTATTTCCGTGTTGGCGGCGGGGCTGGCGCAGATCGGCGCAACCGAGCCCACCAAACGCATTATCACTGGCGCGGTGATCGTGGTGGCGGTGGTGCTGGATACGTATCGCAGTCAGCGCGCAAGTCGGCGGACCTGA
- a CDS encoding penicillin-binding protein activator LpoB: MRKMVLVIAVLALAGCGEGKGVDAQKPKPALVSAPAAAIGPQWDLEVRGETTQAVSDLSGWLIEHSFVSNVVVENGKARILVGPFNSKAEAEAKQAEVAAALTRAKKQNVELLVLERPAAQ; this comes from the coding sequence GTGCGCAAAATGGTCTTGGTAATCGCAGTATTGGCGTTGGCTGGATGCGGCGAGGGTAAGGGTGTTGATGCTCAAAAGCCGAAACCGGCACTGGTTTCCGCACCTGCGGCGGCAATCGGGCCGCAATGGGATCTCGAGGTGCGAGGCGAAACGACTCAGGCTGTCAGCGACCTGAGCGGCTGGTTGATCGAGCACAGCTTTGTTTCCAATGTCGTGGTGGAAAACGGCAAGGCGCGCATCCTGGTCGGGCCATTCAATTCCAAAGCCGAGGCCGAGGCCAAGCAGGCAGAAGTGGCAGCAGCGCTTACCCGGGCAAAGAAACAGAACGTTGAACTGTTGGTCCTTGAGCGTCCCGCGGCCCAATAA